Proteins encoded in a region of the Streptomyces sp. NBC_01298 genome:
- a CDS encoding non-ribosomal peptide synthetase/MFS transporter → MTDTQDLPTDWSAAKRALLSQRLRGASAPARVVAPRPADTAPPLSSGQERLWFMDQFAPGSTAYTLAPARRLRGPFDRTALDSALTDLVARHESLRMTFTTTEAGTAEVRVAEPAPFAARHLDASADPDPQARAAAELGALIAEPFDLQTGPLVRALVVRIAEEDHVLALVMHHIICDGWSIDLLNRELDLRYAHHAHGTPGELPPLAVQFGDYAAWQRDRLENGRLAASREHWRNELDGVPALELPSDRPRPPLFTFDGAATEFRWSPELSRQVAEVARSFGASTYMVLMAAFQALLGRHSGQRDFAVGSAVAGRLHHELEGVVGAFVNMLPIRARLSADLDFGRLISRVRETTLDAYAHQEVPFEQMVSDLAVERDVSRAAVFQTTFAFQNYGDRATAPTAGLDTEGFGYEATTTHADLALYMREEPDGGLYGLLTYRTDLFDAGTVDRLVESFELLTSAGVADPAVPVDRLPLLSAAERSDVLGAWAAGPALPDGGPATLTRALAEAAARTPRAPALVFEDRTLTYADLDRRANAMARRLRALGVGADDRVAVCLEQSAELAVALVAVLKAGGGYLPLDPEQPPARLAHLVADAGAKVLITDTVLRARFGDHPAADLLADDAGDAADAQEGDGAPLEEVSGADHLAYVIYTSGSTGTPKGVAVQHRQILNYLAGARERLRIEPGGSYGLLQSLSFDFSMTMLYLALTTGGRVHLLPRRIAGVELAAEIERAGIDHLKMTPSHLAALTADAPMERLLPRRTLVLGGEASSWSWAAGIAALGRCTVFNHYGPTEATVGITVHEVTADGLDAPGNTPIGSPLAGGRCYVLDEARNPVPPGVTGELYLGGDRLARGYLGRPDLTAERFLPDPYAAPSDAEPSAPAPSGGAPRTGGPRMYRTGDLARWRSDGTLDYLGRGDDQIKVRGYRVEPGEIEAALTALPGITQAVVLARGEGVKQNLVAYLERPEGGEPPTAADLRATLGEVLPDYMVPARYVVLERLPLLAHGKVDRKALPAPADGPAAGTHVDPEDGAEQVIAAMWAELLELPRVGALDDFFELGGHSLLATQVVARMRRAFPDLATPVGVMDLFKYPTVRRLAELVATPEADRGPRRLLHLLTPERRKAAASVVCAPYGGGSALIYKPLADAMPEDWALHSIAVPGHELGEEAMDIDEVARLCAEEIVATVPGPLVLYGHCGVGVRLTVEIARRVEAAGREIDAVHLGGIFPFARPRGRGAALAERFAELAARLRSDQGMINALASAGLDVDEVDEDQLRLIVHNRRVGTKGAERYFGELYESEGGAITAPVIAVCGDRDPATEFYEERFREWHRITGTAAVVVLDEAGHFYLKYRAEELAGIVTGVHRSIAAGEEARHERTADATWWLAGLSRDAAGTESALATEPHPGPRSGPEPGQPEEPERSGSPWKSRRARPRPPVRPTMGRFLAIATGQQLSMIGSALTEFALPIWIYLQTGSLFQLGLLAAFGLVPGIVAAPLAGAIVDRGDRRRVMLGGDIAAGLTQAALLALYLSDSLEIWHCYLMISLLSAALAFQRVAWGSAVPQLVPKRFLGRANGVVQMALGLAQFLVPLIAVGILHVIGLGGILVFDVVSYLIATGVTLAVRFPDVMAATRRESVATEIRAGFQRALGSRHFRAMLFWFAALNIFLSPLFLLVTPLVLSFASTAAAGWVSTAAGLGAVLGGLTLLIWGGPRRMRLRGVLFATLGLAAACVVTGLRPSVTVVAVGAFGMTYGLALLNGIYATVIQTKVPMRFHGRVIAVNTLVAWSTLPIGFALVAPAGPELLQPLMDEGGALASSVGALIGTGDGRGIGLLYLVFGLAMAVLVLISLCIPVLARFDREVPDAESDDLIGLETLQARTKSETNR, encoded by the coding sequence ATGACGGATACCCAGGATCTGCCCACCGACTGGTCCGCAGCCAAGCGCGCCCTCCTCAGCCAGCGGCTGCGCGGCGCCTCGGCCCCCGCCCGGGTGGTGGCCCCCCGCCCGGCGGACACCGCTCCGCCGCTCTCCAGCGGCCAGGAACGGCTCTGGTTCATGGACCAGTTCGCTCCCGGCTCCACGGCCTACACGCTGGCGCCGGCCCGCCGGCTCCGAGGCCCCTTCGACCGCACCGCGCTGGACTCCGCGCTGACCGACCTGGTGGCCCGGCACGAGAGTCTGCGGATGACCTTCACCACCACCGAGGCCGGCACGGCCGAGGTCCGGGTCGCCGAGCCCGCACCGTTCGCGGCCCGGCACCTGGACGCCAGCGCGGACCCGGACCCGCAGGCGCGCGCCGCCGCCGAACTCGGCGCGCTGATCGCCGAACCCTTCGACCTCCAGACCGGCCCGCTGGTGCGCGCCCTCGTGGTCCGGATCGCCGAGGAGGACCACGTCCTGGCTCTGGTGATGCACCACATCATCTGCGACGGCTGGTCGATCGACCTCCTCAACCGCGAGCTCGACCTCCGCTACGCCCACCACGCCCACGGCACTCCTGGCGAACTCCCTCCTCTGGCAGTCCAGTTCGGCGACTACGCGGCCTGGCAGCGGGACCGTCTGGAGAACGGACGACTCGCCGCCTCCCGAGAGCACTGGCGCAACGAACTCGACGGCGTCCCGGCGCTGGAACTTCCCTCCGACCGGCCCCGCCCGCCGCTGTTCACCTTCGACGGAGCCGCGACCGAGTTCCGCTGGAGCCCCGAACTCTCCCGCCAGGTCGCCGAGGTCGCCCGGTCCTTCGGTGCCTCCACGTACATGGTGCTGATGGCCGCGTTCCAGGCGCTCCTCGGCCGGCACTCCGGCCAGCGCGACTTCGCGGTCGGCTCCGCCGTCGCCGGTCGTCTCCACCATGAACTCGAGGGCGTCGTGGGCGCGTTCGTGAACATGCTGCCGATCCGCGCCCGGCTCTCCGCCGATCTCGACTTCGGCCGGCTGATCAGCCGGGTCCGCGAGACCACGCTCGACGCGTACGCGCACCAGGAGGTGCCGTTCGAGCAGATGGTCAGCGATCTCGCGGTCGAACGCGACGTGAGCCGCGCCGCCGTCTTCCAGACCACCTTCGCCTTCCAGAACTACGGCGACCGCGCCACCGCCCCCACGGCGGGCCTGGACACCGAGGGCTTCGGCTACGAGGCCACCACCACCCACGCCGACCTCGCGCTCTACATGCGCGAGGAGCCGGACGGCGGCCTGTACGGCCTGCTCACCTACCGCACCGACCTCTTCGACGCCGGCACCGTCGACCGCCTCGTCGAGAGCTTCGAACTGCTGACCTCGGCGGGCGTCGCCGACCCCGCGGTGCCGGTCGACCGGCTCCCGCTGCTGAGCGCGGCCGAGCGGTCGGACGTACTGGGCGCCTGGGCCGCCGGTCCCGCGCTGCCGGACGGCGGTCCCGCGACGCTCACCCGGGCGCTGGCCGAGGCGGCGGCCCGGACGCCGCGGGCTCCCGCGCTGGTCTTCGAGGACCGCACGCTCACCTACGCCGACCTCGACCGGCGCGCGAACGCCATGGCCAGACGCCTTCGGGCGCTGGGCGTGGGCGCGGACGACCGGGTCGCCGTCTGCCTGGAGCAGTCCGCCGAACTGGCCGTCGCCCTGGTCGCCGTACTCAAGGCCGGCGGCGGCTATCTGCCGCTCGACCCGGAACAGCCCCCCGCCCGGCTCGCCCACCTGGTCGCCGACGCCGGGGCCAAGGTCCTGATCACCGACACCGTGCTGCGGGCGCGCTTCGGCGACCACCCGGCGGCCGACCTGCTGGCGGACGACGCGGGCGACGCGGCCGACGCCCAGGAAGGGGACGGGGCGCCGCTGGAGGAGGTCTCCGGCGCCGACCACCTGGCGTACGTGATCTACACCTCGGGCTCCACCGGCACGCCCAAGGGCGTCGCGGTACAGCACCGCCAGATCCTCAACTACCTCGCGGGCGCACGCGAGCGGCTGCGGATCGAGCCCGGGGGCTCCTACGGGCTGCTGCAGTCGCTCTCCTTCGACTTCAGCATGACCATGCTCTACCTGGCGCTCACGACCGGCGGCCGGGTCCACCTGCTGCCCCGCCGGATCGCGGGCGTGGAGCTGGCCGCGGAGATCGAGCGGGCGGGCATCGACCACCTGAAGATGACCCCCTCCCACCTGGCCGCGCTGACCGCCGACGCGCCGATGGAGCGGCTGCTGCCGCGCCGCACCCTGGTCCTCGGCGGCGAGGCCAGCAGCTGGTCCTGGGCGGCGGGCATCGCCGCGCTGGGCCGGTGCACGGTGTTCAACCACTACGGCCCCACCGAGGCGACGGTGGGGATCACCGTCCACGAGGTCACCGCCGACGGCCTGGACGCTCCGGGCAACACCCCGATCGGCAGTCCCCTGGCCGGCGGGCGCTGCTACGTGCTGGACGAGGCCCGCAACCCCGTTCCGCCGGGCGTCACCGGCGAGTTGTACCTGGGCGGGGACCGGCTGGCCCGGGGGTACCTCGGCCGGCCGGACCTGACCGCCGAGCGCTTCCTGCCCGACCCGTACGCCGCCCCGTCCGACGCGGAGCCGTCCGCGCCCGCCCCGTCCGGCGGCGCCCCCAGAACCGGTGGCCCGCGGATGTACCGCACCGGCGACCTGGCACGCTGGCGCTCCGACGGGACCCTGGACTACCTCGGCCGCGGCGACGACCAGATCAAGGTCCGCGGCTACCGGGTCGAGCCCGGGGAGATCGAGGCCGCGCTGACCGCCCTGCCCGGCATCACCCAGGCGGTGGTCCTGGCGCGCGGTGAGGGGGTCAAGCAGAACCTCGTCGCCTACCTGGAACGCCCCGAGGGCGGCGAACCGCCGACCGCCGCCGATCTGCGCGCCACCCTGGGCGAGGTCCTGCCGGACTACATGGTTCCGGCCCGGTACGTGGTGCTGGAGCGGCTGCCGCTGCTCGCCCACGGCAAGGTCGACCGCAAGGCGCTGCCCGCGCCCGCGGACGGGCCGGCCGCCGGTACCCACGTCGACCCCGAGGACGGCGCCGAGCAGGTGATCGCCGCCATGTGGGCGGAGCTGCTGGAGCTCCCCCGCGTCGGCGCGCTGGACGACTTCTTCGAGCTCGGGGGCCACTCCCTGCTCGCCACCCAGGTGGTCGCCCGGATGCGCCGCGCCTTCCCCGACCTGGCCACACCGGTCGGCGTGATGGACCTCTTCAAGTACCCGACGGTCCGCCGGCTCGCCGAACTGGTGGCCACGCCCGAGGCCGACCGCGGCCCGCGCCGGCTGCTGCACCTGCTCACCCCCGAGCGCCGCAAGGCGGCCGCCAGTGTGGTCTGCGCCCCCTACGGCGGCGGCAGCGCACTGATCTACAAGCCGCTCGCCGACGCCATGCCCGAGGACTGGGCCCTGCACTCCATCGCCGTCCCCGGCCACGAACTGGGCGAGGAGGCCATGGACATCGACGAGGTCGCCCGGCTCTGCGCCGAGGAGATCGTCGCCACCGTCCCGGGACCCCTGGTGCTCTACGGGCACTGCGGGGTCGGCGTCCGGCTGACCGTGGAGATCGCCCGCCGGGTGGAGGCCGCCGGCCGGGAGATCGACGCCGTCCACCTCGGAGGCATCTTCCCCTTCGCCCGCCCGAGGGGCCGCGGCGCGGCGCTGGCCGAGCGGTTCGCCGAGCTGGCCGCCCGGCTGCGCAGCGACCAGGGCATGATCAACGCCCTGGCCTCGGCGGGCCTGGACGTGGACGAGGTCGACGAGGACCAGCTGAGGCTGATCGTGCACAACCGCCGGGTCGGCACCAAGGGCGCCGAGCGCTACTTCGGCGAGCTGTACGAGAGCGAGGGCGGCGCCATCACGGCGCCGGTGATCGCCGTGTGCGGCGACCGCGATCCGGCGACCGAGTTCTATGAGGAGCGCTTCCGCGAGTGGCACCGGATCACCGGTACGGCCGCCGTGGTCGTCCTGGACGAGGCCGGGCACTTCTACCTCAAGTACCGCGCCGAGGAACTGGCCGGCATCGTGACCGGGGTGCACCGCTCGATCGCCGCCGGCGAGGAGGCGCGCCACGAACGCACCGCCGACGCCACCTGGTGGCTGGCCGGGCTGTCCCGCGACGCGGCGGGGACGGAGTCCGCCCTCGCGACGGAGCCGCACCCCGGGCCTCGCTCCGGGCCGGAGCCCGGTCAGCCGGAGGAGCCGGAGCGGTCCGGGAGCCCGTGGAAGTCCCGTAGGGCCCGCCCGCGCCCGCCCGTCCGTCCGACCATGGGCCGTTTCCTGGCCATCGCCACCGGCCAGCAGCTCTCGATGATCGGCTCGGCGCTCACCGAGTTCGCCCTGCCGATCTGGATCTACCTGCAGACCGGCTCGCTGTTCCAGCTCGGCCTGCTCGCCGCCTTCGGCCTGGTGCCCGGCATCGTCGCCGCCCCGCTGGCCGGCGCCATCGTCGACCGCGGCGACCGCCGCAGGGTGATGCTGGGCGGCGACATCGCGGCCGGTCTCACCCAGGCGGCGCTGCTGGCGCTGTACCTCAGCGACTCGCTGGAGATCTGGCACTGCTACCTGATGATCTCCCTGCTCTCCGCCGCACTCGCCTTCCAGCGCGTCGCATGGGGCTCGGCGGTGCCGCAGCTGGTGCCCAAGCGGTTCCTCGGCCGCGCCAACGGCGTGGTCCAGATGGCCCTCGGCCTCGCCCAGTTCCTCGTTCCGCTGATCGCGGTCGGCATCCTGCACGTGATCGGCCTCGGCGGCATCCTGGTCTTCGACGTCGTCAGCTACCTGATCGCCACCGGCGTCACCCTGGCCGTGCGCTTCCCCGACGTCATGGCCGCCACCCGGCGCGAGAGCGTCGCCACGGAGATCCGCGCGGGTTTCCAACGGGCCCTCGGAAGCCGCCACTTCAGGGCCATGCTGTTCTGGTTCGCGGCGCTGAACATCTTCCTCTCCCCGCTGTTCCTGCTCGTCACCCCGCTCGTGCTCTCCTTCGCCTCGACGGCCGCGGCCGGCTGGGTCTCCACCGCGGCCGGCCTGGGCGCCGTCCTCGGCGGCCTCACCCTGCTGATCTGGGGAGGCCCGCGCCGGATGCGCCTGCGCGGCGTCCTGTTCGCCACGCTCGGTCTCGCCGCGGCCTGTGTCGTCACCGGCCTGCGGCCCTCGGTGACCGTGGTCGCCGTCGGCGCGTTCGGCATGACCTACGGGCTGGCGCTGCTCAACGGCATCTACGCGACGGTCATCCAGACCAAGGTGCCGATGCGCTTCCACGGCCGGGTGATAGCGGTGAACACCCTCGTCGCCTGGTCCACCCTGCCCATCGGCTTCGCCCTGGTCGCCCCGGCCGGGCCCGAGCTGCTCCAGCCCCTGATGGACGAGGGCGGCGCGCTGGCCTCCAGCGTCGGCGCGCTGATCGGCACCGGCGACGGGCGCGGCATCGGCCTGCTCTACCTGGTGTTCGGCCTCGCCATGGCCGTACTGGTCCTGATCAGCCTCTGCATTCCCGTCCTGGCCCGCTTCGACCGGGAAGTCCCGGACGCCGAGTCCGACGACCTGATCGGCCTGGAGACCCTGCAGGCCCGCACGAAGAGCGAGACGAACAGATGA
- a CDS encoding non-ribosomal peptide synthetase: MSEVLPLPDRTAASPAQQGVWLTERLGLAREAFHMPVRISFDRIDTEALARAVDAVIRRHPALAARLVERGGQVWQEPAARRPELVRLEAPADEADLEKKLEEEAARPFVLETGPLSRFTLHRRADGSAELLVTAHHAVFDGNSKDVLTRDLAAAYGPAPLAPTEDRADVPGGARTAPTAPAPDPGAVRGAAEWFGPRWAAATDPVLPGAVRTPTVAGAGEAVEWRLDGAEAGELATAAGLAGTTVFEFLLAALHGLLRRYGGEAVPVSVPFSTRTAELAGEIGLFVNELPVHSPAGDASQTFTDFAGAVRAELRAGYPYRGVPFGTAVPGLSPRVGLSAVSLGYRRRGPDPEFAGTGARVAWAVHNRTARNTLHLQAVEAPGTDGAPGGGIDFSLQYDPAVLAPDTARRIAGHYSTLLSGAVAAPDARLVDLPLLDAAELRAVTTAPNATDRPYPADRTVLDLVRAQAAATPEAIAVSASGRHLSYRELMLRSAQLADVLDAGGVRPGDLVALHLDRTADLPAALLAVLATGAAYLPLDPGYPAERLALVLRDSGAVVVLADREPAPVVTAAAPVVLRVPARSAQAPAGSAPGAAPGPGDLAYVLYTSGSTGRPKGVAVGHRALVNLLTSFADRLGSGPEHAWLGLTSLSFDISALELYLPLITGGRLVLAPDGLSVDGPGLLSLIAAEGVTHVQATPSGWRVMLTAASGAGAPPADALGAVTGLAGGEALPLPLARELRSHTARLFNVYGPTETTIWSTCAELPADPRQVRIGRPIANTQTYVVDEQLSPTPLGIPGELLIGGDGVAHGYLGRPELTAERFVRSPFGPPGARLYRTGDRAVWTADGELDFLGRIDDQVKIRGHRIELGEIESALLEHPALAQAAVAVRAEEDGEPFLAGYLVPAAGAPAPAPADLREHLMRTLPAAMVPQRWLTLERLPLTPNGKLDRRALPVPPPRETPAPQAAEAGTEAHAEDETTATVRRIWAEVLNLPDVGPEDDLFDLGGHSLTVIQIAVRIRDALGVELDFDVFFDVPTPAGIAAAVRELQ, from the coding sequence ATGTCCGAAGTACTCCCCCTGCCCGACCGCACGGCGGCCTCGCCGGCCCAGCAGGGCGTCTGGCTCACCGAACGGCTGGGACTGGCCCGCGAGGCCTTCCACATGCCGGTGCGGATCTCCTTCGACCGGATCGACACGGAGGCGCTGGCCCGCGCGGTGGACGCGGTGATCAGGCGTCACCCGGCTCTGGCCGCCCGGCTGGTGGAGCGTGGCGGCCAGGTCTGGCAGGAACCGGCGGCCCGGCGGCCCGAACTGGTGCGGCTCGAAGCTCCGGCGGACGAGGCCGACTTGGAGAAGAAGCTGGAGGAGGAGGCCGCCCGCCCGTTCGTCCTGGAGACCGGACCCCTCAGCCGCTTCACCCTGCACCGGCGCGCCGACGGCAGCGCCGAGCTGCTGGTCACCGCCCATCACGCGGTCTTCGACGGAAACTCCAAGGACGTCCTGACCCGGGACCTCGCAGCCGCGTACGGCCCGGCACCCCTGGCCCCGACCGAGGATCGGGCGGACGTGCCGGGCGGCGCGCGGACGGCACCGACCGCACCGGCCCCGGATCCGGGCGCCGTACGCGGCGCCGCCGAGTGGTTCGGCCCGCGCTGGGCCGCCGCCACCGACCCGGTGCTGCCCGGCGCGGTGCGCACCCCGACCGTCGCCGGGGCCGGTGAGGCGGTCGAGTGGCGCCTCGACGGCGCCGAGGCCGGCGAGCTGGCCACGGCGGCCGGCCTCGCCGGTACCACCGTCTTCGAGTTCCTGCTCGCGGCCCTGCACGGGCTGTTGCGCCGGTACGGCGGCGAAGCGGTGCCGGTTTCCGTCCCGTTCTCGACCCGGACAGCCGAACTCGCCGGAGAAATAGGGCTGTTCGTCAACGAACTGCCGGTCCACTCGCCGGCGGGCGACGCGTCACAGACCTTCACCGACTTCGCCGGGGCCGTCCGTGCCGAGCTGCGGGCCGGTTACCCGTACCGCGGCGTGCCCTTCGGCACCGCCGTCCCCGGGCTGAGCCCCCGCGTCGGCCTGAGCGCGGTCTCGCTCGGCTACCGCCGGCGCGGCCCGGACCCGGAATTCGCCGGCACCGGCGCCCGGGTGGCCTGGGCCGTGCACAACCGCACCGCCCGCAACACCCTCCACCTCCAGGCCGTCGAAGCCCCCGGCACCGACGGCGCCCCGGGCGGCGGAATCGACTTCAGCCTCCAGTACGACCCGGCCGTGCTCGCCCCGGACACCGCCCGCCGCATCGCCGGTCACTACAGCACCCTGCTCTCCGGCGCGGTCGCCGCCCCCGATGCCCGGCTGGTGGACCTTCCCCTGCTGGACGCGGCCGAGCTCCGTGCCGTCACCACCGCGCCGAACGCCACCGACCGCCCCTACCCCGCCGACCGGACCGTGCTCGACCTGGTCCGCGCCCAGGCCGCCGCCACCCCCGAGGCCATCGCGGTCAGCGCTTCCGGCCGCCACCTGTCCTACCGCGAACTGATGCTCCGTAGCGCACAGTTGGCGGATGTCCTGGATGCCGGAGGCGTCCGTCCCGGCGATCTGGTCGCCCTCCACCTGGACCGCACCGCCGACCTGCCCGCCGCGCTGCTCGCGGTCCTCGCCACCGGCGCGGCGTACCTGCCGCTGGACCCCGGCTATCCGGCCGAGCGCCTGGCCCTCGTCCTGCGCGACTCCGGAGCCGTCGTGGTGCTCGCCGACCGTGAGCCCGCGCCCGTGGTGACCGCCGCGGCCCCCGTGGTCCTACGGGTCCCCGCCCGGTCGGCGCAGGCCCCGGCCGGGTCCGCCCCCGGGGCCGCCCCCGGCCCGGGGGACTTGGCGTACGTCCTGTACACCTCCGGCTCCACGGGCCGCCCCAAGGGTGTCGCGGTCGGCCACCGGGCGCTGGTCAACCTGCTCACCTCCTTCGCCGACCGGCTCGGCTCCGGCCCCGAGCACGCCTGGCTCGGGCTGACCTCGCTCTCCTTCGACATCTCCGCGCTGGAGCTCTACCTGCCGCTGATCACCGGCGGCCGCCTGGTGCTGGCTCCGGACGGCCTCTCCGTCGACGGCCCCGGGCTGCTCTCGCTGATCGCCGCGGAGGGCGTCACCCACGTCCAGGCCACCCCGTCCGGATGGCGGGTGATGCTCACCGCGGCGAGCGGGGCCGGCGCGCCGCCCGCCGACGCGCTGGGCGCCGTCACCGGCCTGGCCGGCGGCGAGGCGCTGCCGCTGCCGCTCGCCCGTGAACTGCGCTCGCACACCGCCCGGTTGTTCAATGTGTACGGGCCCACTGAGACCACCATCTGGTCCACCTGCGCCGAACTCCCCGCCGATCCGCGCCAGGTGAGGATCGGCCGCCCCATCGCCAACACCCAGACCTACGTCGTCGACGAGCAGCTGAGCCCGACCCCGCTCGGCATCCCCGGGGAGCTGCTGATCGGCGGGGACGGCGTCGCCCACGGCTACCTCGGCCGGCCCGAACTCACCGCCGAGCGGTTCGTGCGGAGCCCCTTCGGTCCGCCCGGCGCCCGGCTCTACCGCACCGGGGACCGCGCCGTCTGGACGGCCGACGGCGAACTCGACTTCCTCGGACGCATCGACGACCAGGTCAAGATCCGCGGTCACCGGATCGAACTCGGCGAGATCGAGTCCGCCCTGCTGGAGCACCCGGCCCTCGCCCAGGCCGCCGTCGCCGTCCGCGCCGAGGAGGACGGCGAGCCCTTCCTGGCCGGCTACCTGGTCCCGGCCGCCGGCGCCCCGGCGCCCGCCCCCGCCGACCTGCGGGAGCACCTGATGCGCACCCTGCCGGCCGCGATGGTGCCGCAGCGCTGGCTCACCTTGGAGCGGCTCCCGCTCACCCCGAACGGGAAGCTGGACCGGCGGGCCCTGCCCGTACCCCCGCCGCGCGAGACCCCGGCGCCGCAGGCCGCCGAAGCCGGCACCGAAGCTCACGCCGAGGACGAGACGACCGCGACCGTCCGCCGGATCTGGGCCGAGGTGCTCAACCTGCCCGACGTCGGCCCCGAGGACGACCTGTTCGACCTCGGCGGGCATTCGCTGACGGTGATCCAGATCGCCGTCCGGATCCGCGACGCGCTCGGCGTGGAACTCGACTTCGACGTCTTCTTCGACGTCCCCACCCCGGCCGGCATCGCTGCCGCCGTCAGGGAACTCCAGTAG
- a CDS encoding purine-cytosine permease family protein, producing the protein MPLEERHGKPSSVGAIWFVGSLNLTGLATGVVTLSMGASLLWTVVATVLGSLFGTFFMAFHSAQGPQLGLPQLVQSRPQFGYLGAAFTVWVFALVNYVAFNTSDALLSGQALNTLTGIPNGLGYALAAVVAAVIALFGYEWIHRLNKWLTWPFVVITAAITGAALFGGGLPDGVWDAGPFELAPFMLVFVFVAGFQLGWAPYVSDYSRYLRPDVPVRSTFWWTYLPSAVSGIWVFVLGAVVSAAAPEGTDPVTALKLSADRLFSGFGTVAVVVLLVGLLSIMAINQYGGSLTMISIVDSFRPVKPTRIIRIATIGIMMVAVGTVSILVGIDQFNWFFANVVVVLTYLFIPWTAINLVDFFFVRRGQYVVKEIFNPNGIYGRWGWRGNLAYVIGLAFMAPFMVITGLYIGPVAESLGGVDYSIFVGLPVSGALYWFFARSLDLDTERRMVREEGLLDELH; encoded by the coding sequence GTGCCCCTCGAGGAACGGCACGGCAAGCCTTCGAGCGTCGGGGCCATCTGGTTCGTGGGCAGCCTCAACCTCACGGGCCTGGCAACCGGCGTCGTGACGCTCTCCATGGGGGCCTCGCTCCTCTGGACGGTGGTCGCCACGGTTCTCGGTTCGCTCTTCGGAACGTTCTTCATGGCGTTCCACTCGGCCCAGGGCCCACAACTGGGCCTGCCTCAACTGGTGCAGTCACGGCCCCAGTTCGGTTACCTGGGCGCCGCGTTCACCGTGTGGGTTTTCGCCCTCGTCAACTACGTGGCCTTCAATACGTCCGACGCCCTGCTGTCCGGGCAGGCGCTGAACACGCTCACCGGCATACCGAACGGACTCGGCTACGCGCTGGCCGCCGTGGTGGCGGCCGTCATCGCCCTGTTCGGATACGAATGGATCCACCGGCTGAACAAGTGGCTCACCTGGCCCTTCGTCGTGATCACCGCGGCGATCACCGGGGCCGCGCTGTTCGGCGGAGGGCTGCCGGACGGAGTCTGGGACGCCGGCCCGTTCGAACTCGCCCCGTTCATGCTCGTCTTCGTCTTCGTGGCGGGCTTCCAGCTGGGCTGGGCGCCGTACGTCTCGGACTACTCGCGCTACCTCCGGCCCGACGTCCCCGTGCGCAGCACCTTCTGGTGGACCTACCTGCCCAGTGCGGTCTCCGGGATCTGGGTGTTCGTCCTCGGCGCCGTCGTCTCGGCCGCCGCCCCCGAGGGCACCGACCCGGTGACCGCCCTGAAGCTGTCGGCGGACCGGCTGTTCAGCGGGTTCGGCACGGTCGCCGTCGTCGTACTGCTGGTCGGGCTGCTCTCCATCATGGCGATCAACCAGTACGGCGGCAGTCTCACCATGATCTCGATCGTGGACTCCTTCCGGCCGGTCAAGCCGACGCGGATCATCAGGATCGCGACGATCGGGATCATGATGGTGGCCGTCGGGACGGTCTCCATCCTCGTCGGCATCGATCAGTTCAACTGGTTCTTCGCCAACGTGGTCGTGGTGCTGACGTACTTGTTCATCCCGTGGACGGCCATCAACCTGGTCGACTTCTTCTTCGTCCGACGCGGCCAGTACGTCGTCAAGGAGATCTTCAACCCGAACGGCATCTACGGCCGATGGGGATGGCGGGGGAACCTCGCGTACGTGATCGGGCTGGCCTTCATGGCGCCTTTCATGGTCATCACGGGCCTCTACATCGGCCCCGTCGCGGAATCCCTCGGTGGCGTCGACTACTCGATCTTCGTCGGCCTGCCGGTGTCCGGCGCCCTCTACTGGTTCTTCGCCCGAAGCCTCGACCTGGACACCGAGCGCCGGATGGTCCGGGAGGAGGGCTTGCTCGACGAACTCCACTGA